One genomic segment of Scophthalmus maximus strain ysfricsl-2021 chromosome 3, ASM2237912v1, whole genome shotgun sequence includes these proteins:
- the nfe2 gene encoding transcription factor NF-E2 45 kDa subunit, protein MCSTANYVLPLRRTCEVLATPSRVCGGVPMPSTFPGARPHGAPQDTEMDVAWQELMALSELQEFEVPGEGYEPTQYQTMEPMVSMRGYGTAQTHSASPPTACELISADTYNGCYSEEVPVCHHQGNNAEATYGHSEYQLNERMHLVSSQALPSLTAHREQMNMSGNSQGHRRASTFFSQGPSQHMQWTAHGQNSHLRSADDLESDSGLSLGSSPPLASPDNPAGGVPGRQSLDSGMTYSDGDADGMTEHARRAHVHYSVDYQSQSQSYLHSGAHQSNFSPQATSSNTQADALTLRSVKQHGQAAVLNYMNSDFGVSSRGSSQYNIYTKPQGSASIPAPLSRDERRATSLKIPFPMEKIINLPVDDFNELLTQYTLTDSQLALVRDIRRRGKNKVAAQNCRKRKLESIVHLERELNQLHGQREHLAQERLEFQHSLAFIKCRLTDLYTEVFSHLRDEAGQPYSIDDYSLQQTPDGKIYLVPHTTMSKREQC, encoded by the exons ATGTGTTCGACAGCCAACTATGTTCTCCCACTGAGGAGAACCTGTGAG GTCTTAGCTACTCCAAGCAGGGTGTGTGGGGGAGTACCCATGCCATCAACTTTCCCTGGAGCCAGGCCACATGGAGCTCCTCAGGACACAGAGATGGATGTGGCTTGGCAGGAACTGATGGCCCTCTCAGAGTTGCAG GAGTTTGAAGTCCCTGGTGAAGGCTATGAACCAACACAATACCAAACCATGGAGCCCATGGTCTCTATGAGAGGGTACGGTACAGCTCAGACTCACTCGGCGTCTCCTCCTACTGCATGTGAGCTCATCTCTGCTGACACGTACAATGGATGTTACTCTGAAGAGGTGCCCGTGTGTCATCATCAAGGCAACAACGCAGAGGCAACGTACGGACACTCTGAATATCAGCTCAATGAAAGGATGCACCTAGTATCCTCTCAAGCACTGCCCTCGCTCACGGCTCATAGGGAACAGATGAACATGTCAGGGAACAGTCAGGGGCACAGGAGAGCCAGCACTTTCTTCTCTCAGGGTCCAAGTCAGCACATGCAGTGGACTGCACACGGACAAAATTCACATCTTCGCTCGGCTGATGACCTGGAGTCAGACTCCGGTCTGTCTCTGGGTTCTAGTCCACCTTTGGCCTCCCCCGATAATCCAGCTGGTGGTGTTCCTGGTCGCCAGAGTTTAGATAGTGGCATGACATATAGTGATGGTGACGCAGACGGCATGACGGAGCATGCCAGAAGAGCACACGTCCATTACTCAGTGGACTATCAGAGTCAATCTCAATCATATTTACACTCAGGTGCACATCAGTCTAATTTTTCACCCCAGGCCACTTCGTCCAACACACAAGCTGATGCCCTGACTCTGCGGTCAGTGAAGCAGCATGGCCAGGCCGCTGTTCTGAATTACATGAACAGTGACTTTGGAgtgtccagcagagggagctcACAGTACAACATCTACACAAAACCACAAGGAAGCGCCTCCATTCCTGCACCACTGAGCAGGGACGAGCGGCGGGCAACGTCCTTGAAGATTCCCTTCCCCATGGAGAAGATTATCAATCTACCTGTGGATGACTTCAATGAGCTCCTGACACAGTACACTCTGACAGATTCTCAACTGGCACTGGTCAGGGACATCAGGAGGAGGGGCAAGAACAAGGTGGCTGCTCAGAAttgcaggaagaggaagctcGAGAGCATAGTTCATCTTGAACGAGAACTGAACCAGCTGCATGGCCAAAGAGAGCACTTGGCACAGGAAAGGCTGGAATTCCAACACAGTTTAGCCTTCATTAAGTGTCGCCTTACAGACCTCTACACTGAAGTATTCTCTCACTTGCGAGACGAAGCTGGACAACCATACTCAATAGATGACTACTCCCTGCAACAGACGCCGGATGGTAAAATTTACCTGGTACCTCATACAACCATGTCAAAGAGAGAGCAGTGCTAA
- the hnrnpa1b gene encoding heterogeneous nuclear ribonucleoprotein A1b isoform X1 yields the protein MSKDVPREPEQLRKLFIGGLSFETTDESLRAHFEKWGSLTDCVVMRDPNSKRSRGFGFVTYSSVQEVDDAMTARPHKVDGRVVEPKRAVSREDSNRPGAHVTVKKIFVGGIKEDTEEAHLRDYFEQFGKIEVIDIMTDRSTGKKRGFAFVTFDDHDSVDRIVIQKYHTVNCHNCEVRKALTKQEMQTAGMGRSSGGGRPYDYDRGFNQGGGGGGGGGGGGGGGGGRGRYGDGPYNCNGGGDGGYGGGPGGYNNGGNRGYNQGYNQGGGGGGGYGGNGYDNNGYGNCGGGGGGGGNYNNMGHYDPQASNFGPMKNNFGGGGGGGRSFGGYGGGSNSGGGYGRQGRNF from the exons ATGTCGAAAGAT GTCCCACGTGAGCCGGAGCAGCTCCGCAAGCTGTTCATTGGAGGTCTGAGCTTCGAGACCACAGACGAGAGCTTGCGGGCCCATTTTGAGAAATGGGGCAGCCTCACAGACTGCGTG GTCATGAGGGACCCCAACAGCAAGAGATCCAGGGGCTTTGGTTTTGTTACATACTCGTCAGTACAAGAAGTGGACGACGCCATGACTGCTCGTCCCCATAAAGTTGATGGAAGAGTGGTAGAGCCTAAACGAGCCGTTTCCAGGGAG GATTCAAACCGGCCCGGCGCTCATGTAACAGTCAAGAAGATATTTGTTGGAGGCATCAAggaagacacagaggaggcacACCTGCGAGATTACTTCGAGCAGTTTGGCAAAATTGAGGTCATTGATATCATGACGGATCGCAGTACCGGAAAGAAGAGGGGCTTTGCCTTCGTCACCTTCGATGACCATGATTCAGTTGACCGGATTGTCA TCCAGAAGTATCACACAGTCAACTGCCACAACTGTGAAGTGAGGAAGGCCCTTACAAAGCAGGAGATGCAGACTGCAGGAATGG GTCGCAGCAGTGGAGGTGGAAGGCCTTATGACTATGACAGAGGCTTTAACCAGG gtggtggtggtggtggtggtggtggtggcggcggcggtggtggtggaggtagGGGTAGATATGGAGATGGCCCTTACAATTGcaatggaggaggtgatggtg GCTATGGAGGTGGGCCTGGTGGATATAATAATGGCGGTAACCGCGGTTATAACCAAGGCTACAACCAGggtggaggcggcggtggtggcTATGGAGGAAATGGATATGACAACAATGGTTACG GGAactgtggtggtgggggaggcgGCGGTGGGAACTACAATAACATGGGCCACTACGACCCCCAGGCCTCTAACTTTGGCCCAATGAAGAACAACTTcggtggcggcggtggtggtggcagGAGTTTCG GTGGCTATGGAGGTGGCTCAAACAGTGGTGGCGGCTATGGCCGTCAAGGACGgaatttttga
- the cbx5 gene encoding chromobox protein homolog 5 — translation MGKKSREEDSSSSDEEEYVVEKVLDRRVVKGRVEFFLKWKGYSDKHNTWEPEKNLDCPELISEFMKTYKKSSTSTTSSSSSGGGGGGGGSSTPSGGASKTNAGPLGRSKDSSSSKKRSSDDDEEGGSKAKKKKEDDILVARGFERGLEPEKIIGATDSCGDLMFLMKWKDSDEADLVLAKEANHKCPQIVIAFYEERLTWHEDGDKKEKDAVSA, via the exons ATGGGCAAAAAGTCTCGCGAAGAGGACTCCTCATCCTCGGATGAGGAAGAATATGTTGTGGAGAAGGTGCTGGACAGGAGGGTGGTGAAAGGCAGAGTTGAGTTCTTCCTGAAGTGGAAAGGATACTCAGA TAAGCACAATACTTGGGAGCCAGAGAAGAATCTGGATTGCCCAGAACTTATTTCAGAATTCATGAAGACCTACAAGAAaagcagcaccagcaccaccagcagcagcagcagcggcggtggtggtggtggtggcggaaGCTCCACACCTAGCGGCGGGGCCAGTAAAACAAACGCAGGCCCCTTGGGACGATCCAAAGACTCGAGCAGCTCGAAGAAGAGAAGCTCAGATGACGATGAGGAAGGTGGAAGTaaagccaaaaagaaaaaagag GATGACATTCTAGTTGCCCGTGGGTTTGAACGGGGACTTGAGCCAGAGAAGATCATTGGAGCAACTGACTCGTGTGGAGACCTTATGTTTCTTATGAAGTG GAAAGACTCTGATGAGGCGGATCTTGTGCTTGCCAAGGAGGCAAATCATAAGTGTCCACAGATCGTCATAGCCTTCTATGAGGAACGTCTCACCTGGCATGAAGACGGTgacaagaaggagaaagacGCTGTCAGTGCGTGA
- the hnrnpa1b gene encoding heterogeneous nuclear ribonucleoprotein A1b isoform X2 — MSKDVPREPEQLRKLFIGGLSFETTDESLRAHFEKWGSLTDCVVMRDPNSKRSRGFGFVTYSSVQEVDDAMTARPHKVDGRVVEPKRAVSREDSNRPGAHVTVKKIFVGGIKEDTEEAHLRDYFEQFGKIEVIDIMTDRSTGKKRGFAFVTFDDHDSVDRIVIQKYHTVNCHNCEVRKALTKQEMQTAGMGRSSGGGRPYDYDRGFNQGYGGGPGGYNNGGNRGYNQGYNQGGGGGGGYGGNGYDNNGYGNCGGGGGGGGNYNNMGHYDPQASNFGPMKNNFGGGGGGGRSFGGYGGGSNSGGGYGRQGRNF; from the exons ATGTCGAAAGAT GTCCCACGTGAGCCGGAGCAGCTCCGCAAGCTGTTCATTGGAGGTCTGAGCTTCGAGACCACAGACGAGAGCTTGCGGGCCCATTTTGAGAAATGGGGCAGCCTCACAGACTGCGTG GTCATGAGGGACCCCAACAGCAAGAGATCCAGGGGCTTTGGTTTTGTTACATACTCGTCAGTACAAGAAGTGGACGACGCCATGACTGCTCGTCCCCATAAAGTTGATGGAAGAGTGGTAGAGCCTAAACGAGCCGTTTCCAGGGAG GATTCAAACCGGCCCGGCGCTCATGTAACAGTCAAGAAGATATTTGTTGGAGGCATCAAggaagacacagaggaggcacACCTGCGAGATTACTTCGAGCAGTTTGGCAAAATTGAGGTCATTGATATCATGACGGATCGCAGTACCGGAAAGAAGAGGGGCTTTGCCTTCGTCACCTTCGATGACCATGATTCAGTTGACCGGATTGTCA TCCAGAAGTATCACACAGTCAACTGCCACAACTGTGAAGTGAGGAAGGCCCTTACAAAGCAGGAGATGCAGACTGCAGGAATGG GTCGCAGCAGTGGAGGTGGAAGGCCTTATGACTATGACAGAGGCTTTAACCAGG GCTATGGAGGTGGGCCTGGTGGATATAATAATGGCGGTAACCGCGGTTATAACCAAGGCTACAACCAGggtggaggcggcggtggtggcTATGGAGGAAATGGATATGACAACAATGGTTACG GGAactgtggtggtgggggaggcgGCGGTGGGAACTACAATAACATGGGCCACTACGACCCCCAGGCCTCTAACTTTGGCCCAATGAAGAACAACTTcggtggcggcggtggtggtggcagGAGTTTCG GTGGCTATGGAGGTGGCTCAAACAGTGGTGGCGGCTATGGCCGTCAAGGACGgaatttttga